CCACTCCAGCCGTTAATCAACATAGCCTTCGGTCCGAAATTGCCTTTGGGTGGCCATGACCAGTCTTTTCCGTCGCGAACAGCCCAGTAAGCCAGATTCTTCCTGTTAAGTAATTCGATGAAGCGATCCGGAATTTGTCCGCCACTGTTGAAGCGCTCGTCGATAATCAGCCCCTCTTTATTCCACTGAGCCATATATTGACGAACCAGATCATTCTGACCATCAATTCCGGTACTGCGAACATAAATGTATCCGACTTTTCCATCGGTGGCTTTATCCACTTTTTCGCGTTTGGCTTCTATCCAGGCAAGGTTGCGCAACCGGCTCTCACTGCTTAATGTCTTCACAACAACTTTACGAGCCGTTTGCATATCCGGTTTACTGTTGACCATCAACTCGACAGTTTTATCAGCCAGCCCCTGGAAGGCTTCATAAGGCTCTTTGTCGGTGGTAATAGGACGTCCATTCACGCTCAGGATATAATCGCCCGCATGGACGTTCAAATCCGAAGCCAACAGCGGAGAACGAACTTCCGAATCCCATGGAGCTCCATTAATGATATTTTTGATCCGGTAATACTTACCATCTGCTTCCCAGTTAACACCCAGGTAACCGGTATTGGTCTTCTTAGCATTAGCCAGATCGCCACCACCACGGTAAGTATGCGATGAACTCAACTCGCCAATTAATTCGCCCAGCACATAATTCACATCCCAACGGGTAACGGCATCATCAAGTAATTTGCCGTACTTCACTTTCTGGGCGTTCCAGTCAACTCCGTGCATGTTCTTGTCGTAGAAGAAATCGCGTTCGAAACGCCATACATCATTAAATATTTGTCGCCATTCAGCGCGAGGATTTACGGTCATCACCATTTCATCCAATGGTAAGGCTTTTTCAAGCTTCTGTTCGGACTCCGGTTTGATGATGTACAGGTTGTCCCCTTTTCGTACCAACATTTTTTTGCCGTTGGCCGATAAACGGTAACCACTGGCATTGCTGACAACCGTTTTTTCTTCCCGTTTTTTCAGATCGTAGTATTTCACCGGATGCTCTGTCTCCTTGCCTGCATCAACTTCTGTCTGATAAAAGATTTTTCCTTTTTCAGCACTCAAACTTCTGTAATCGTTGGCATCCGGAGGAAGAATTGCCAGTCGTTCTTCGAAATTATCGAAATCGATACTGACCGATTTGACCTCTTTCCCGGCATCTTCCTTCTTATCCTTTTCTTCATCATCACCGTCTTCCTTTTTCGATAAATCGACCACATCGTTGCGTGGAGCTACGGCCGAAGGAACATCTTTCCGCAGCGGAATAGCGGCAATTTCTGTTGTTTTCGGGTAGATAAACGTATTATCCAAATCGCTGTATTGCGGTTTGAAAGAACGCCCAGTCAACAGGAACAGGTATTTTCCATCGGCACCAAAGACCGGGTTGTGGTCGTCATAATAACCACTCGTTACCTGATGTTTAGTTTTATTCTGGGTATCGTAGATGAAGATAGCATCGTTGCGATTGTCAAGTCCTCTGTCGTAAGTCAGCCAACGACTATCGGGCGACCAACTGCACGAGAAACTTTGCAGTGCTCCCTGGTACATCCAAAGTCCTTTGTCAACTGAAACTACCTTATTGGATGGGATATCGAAATAAGAAATATTCATTGCCTGATCGATGAAAGCAATTTTCTTGCTATCAGGTGACCAGTACAAGTGATAGCGATATCCGGAAGTAAAGTCTGTTACCTTCTTCGCCTCACCGGTGTCCACGTTCTTCAGCATCAAATTGTATTCGCCCGAAACGTCGCTCCAGTAAGCAATGGTCTTTCCATCGGGTGACCAGGCACCAAAGCGCTCTGCCGAACCGGAAGATTGTGTTAAATCGGAAACCACGCCATGCTCGGCAGGAACAGAAAACAAATCGCCGCGTGCCATCACCAACGCCCGTTTTCCATCCGGTGCAATATCTGCCGATTGCATCAGGTCTTTCACTTTCTCCTGCTTCGGCATTACTTCCAATTCATCCGTCACGACCTTGACATTCACTTCGTGGTATTGGTCATCTTTCAGATCCATCAGGTAAAGCTTCCCGTCTGCTTCAAAAACGATATCGTCAGGCCCGAGAGACGGAAAATGGACATCGTAATCGGTGAAGTGAGTCAACTGAGTCGATTTATCGGTAGCAATATCATACACCCAGATGTTGTATCGTTCTGCTTCGCCGCGGTCCGACAGGTAATAAACCTTGTTGCCGTGCCACATCGGAAATTCGTCACTGGCATCATCGCGGGTAATGTTTTTCGAACTGAAGTCTTTCAAATCGAAAATATAGATATCCGGAGCCCAGCCACCGCGATACCGCTTCCAGGTACGAAAAACACGCGACTTGTAGTTCAATGCGAGCTTCGTTCCATCGGGAGAATAGGAAGCAAAATCGCCGTAAGGCAACGGCAATTTCGTTGCTTCGCCACCGGTGGCTGCAATCGTGTATAGCTGGTTAAAGCGTTGTCTTTCGCTTTCACGGGAAGATGCAAACAGGACACTTTTCCCGTCGGGCGTCCACCCAACCGTTCTGTCGGTGCCACTGTCGAAAGTCAACCGTTTCGGGACTCCTCCCATTGTCGGAATCACGTAAACATCTTTGTTGTCGTCATAACTTGCCGAATAAGCTATTTTGCTGCCATCGGGCGAGAATTTGGCAAACAACTCTTCTCCTTTGGGAGAACTCAACCG
This Prolixibacter sp. NT017 DNA region includes the following protein-coding sequences:
- a CDS encoding S41 family peptidase codes for the protein MRIFTFIGTVLFLCITVLQSSAQVNARMFRFPDVSAKNIVFSYAGDLWVVAKEGGVAHRLSSPKGEELFAKFSPDGSKIAYSASYDDNKDVYVIPTMGGVPKRLTFDSGTDRTVGWTPDGKSVLFASSRESERQRFNQLYTIAATGGEATKLPLPYGDFASYSPDGTKLALNYKSRVFRTWKRYRGGWAPDIYIFDLKDFSSKNITRDDASDEFPMWHGNKVYYLSDRGEAERYNIWVYDIATDKSTQLTHFTDYDVHFPSLGPDDIVFEADGKLYLMDLKDDQYHEVNVKVVTDELEVMPKQEKVKDLMQSADIAPDGKRALVMARGDLFSVPAEHGVVSDLTQSSGSAERFGAWSPDGKTIAYWSDVSGEYNLMLKNVDTGEAKKVTDFTSGYRYHLYWSPDSKKIAFIDQAMNISYFDIPSNKVVSVDKGLWMYQGALQSFSCSWSPDSRWLTYDRGLDNRNDAIFIYDTQNKTKHQVTSGYYDDHNPVFGADGKYLFLLTGRSFKPQYSDLDNTFIYPKTTEIAAIPLRKDVPSAVAPRNDVVDLSKKEDGDDEEKDKKEDAGKEVKSVSIDFDNFEERLAILPPDANDYRSLSAEKGKIFYQTEVDAGKETEHPVKYYDLKKREEKTVVSNASGYRLSANGKKMLVRKGDNLYIIKPESEQKLEKALPLDEMVMTVNPRAEWRQIFNDVWRFERDFFYDKNMHGVDWNAQKVKYGKLLDDAVTRWDVNYVLGELIGELSSSHTYRGGGDLANAKKTNTGYLGVNWEADGKYYRIKNIINGAPWDSEVRSPLLASDLNVHAGDYILSVNGRPITTDKEPYEAFQGLADKTVELMVNSKPDMQTARKVVVKTLSSESRLRNLAWIEAKREKVDKATDGKVGYIYVRSTGIDGQNDLVRQYMAQWNKEGLIIDERFNSGGQIPDRFIELLNRKNLAYWAVRDGKDWSWPPKGNFGPKAMLINGWSGSGGDAFPDFFRKAGLGPLIGTRTWGGLIGITGAPELIDGGYVTIPTFRMYNPDGSWFKEGHGVDPDIVVKENLTEEAKGDDPQLDRAIEWVNNKLKDYKGKPEHAPYEKR